Proteins from a single region of Rhipicephalus sanguineus isolate Rsan-2018 chromosome 5, BIME_Rsan_1.4, whole genome shotgun sequence:
- the LOC119393775 gene encoding scaffold attachment factor B1, which translates to MDADALQLSIEDEEKLLNEEEENFDKSKDEASQQEDDGSSSAAAAPPAEPASTTAGATKKKGAKATPAKEQDKASTVNDSSPKEEGQEGGQGGDSGTEKHKKDDDATTPPTANGTATTQSSATSNSGTTPAKAATAKSAVGKATSKTAKTAKGDAKKVVAPASSGRNLWVSNLSSTTRAADLKALFSKHGKVVAAKIVTNARTPGARCYGFITMGTVEEATKCVQNLNSTELHNKTISVEKTKYEPGGALKRSEAKNNQAKARAAAASARKDGKSAETSACRRKLSKSDKG; encoded by the exons ATGGACGCTGATGCTCTACAGCTGTCAATTGAAGATGAAGAGAAACTGCTAAATGAAGAG GAGGAGAACTTTGACAAATCAAAAG ATGAAGCCTCCCAACAGGAAGACGACGGCAGCAGCTCTGCAGCGGCTGCCCCACCGGCCGAGCCGGCCAGCACCACTGCCGGCGCTACCAAGAAGAAAGGCGCCAAGGCAACCCCTGCGAAGGAGCAGGACAAGGCCTCAACCGTCAACGACTCTTCCCCAAAGGAGGAGGGCCAAGAAGGAGGGCAAGGGGGAGATAGCGGCACAGAGAAGCACAAGAAAGATGATGATGCCACCACGCCACCGACTGCCAACGGCACTGCAACCACACAGTCGTCAGCTACCAGCAACAGCGGCACCACCCCTGCTAAGGCTGCTACTGCAAAGAG TGCTGTGGGGAAGGCCACCTCAAAGACTGCGAAAACGGCCAAAG GAGATGCGAAGAAGGTGGTTGCACCTGCCTCGAGTGGGCGAAATCTCTGGGTGAGCAACTTGTCATCGACGACACGAGCGGCTGATCTTAAGGCACTCTTCAGCAAACACGGCAAG GTGGTGGCAGCCAAAATTGTTACAAATGCAAGGACACCGGGTGCCCGTTGCTATGGCTTCATCACTATGGGCACTGTGGAAGAAGCAACCAAATGCGTCCAAAACTTGAACAGCACGGAGCTTCATAACAAGACCATTTCTGTGGAGAAG ACCAAGTATGAGCCTGGTGGTGCACTGAAGAGGTCGGAAGCCAAGAACAACCAGGCCAAGGCACGTGCTGCTGCTGCCTCTGCTCGCAAAGACGGCAAGTCTGCTGAAACGTCGGCCTGCAGAAGGAAGCTCAGCAAGTCAGACAAAGGCTAA